In one window of Cryptococcus neoformans var. neoformans B-3501A chromosome 11, whole genome shotgun sequence DNA:
- a CDS encoding hypothetical protein (HMMPfam hit to OPT, OPT oligopeptide transporter protein, score: 791.4, E(): 4.3e-235) produces the protein MSASYNGIEAPIPRDQATDFPIQTFYASTESPELDQKQEDNVDLEKNESTDNVEVKVESIKDPGVELTPNEAFRWNVDGDQSPFPEVAACVPNTDDPSIPCNTVRAWILLTVFVVLFAGVNQFFGLRYPSLTIGYVVCQLLVFPIGRAWEKLPKWVVPLGPFSFYLNPGKFTIKEHALIVICVNLTASTAYAMGSLVAIISPVYWNSDFGAGFSFVYLLTTQALGFGLAGLARRWLVYPAALIWPSSLASTVLFRALHEPQSRSPANGWTITRYRFFVYLTIGAFIWFWFPDYIWTSLSTFAFITWIVPHNQKVNTIFGMNSGLGLLPISFDWTQINYAGYPLTTPFYITCNAFAVVVFFYLFLSPILYYKNVWHSAYLPLLSSSTFDNTGSSYNISRVVDEKLDFVLAKYQEYSPMYISMSYSLTYGLSFAAVTSIVFYTYLYSGKEIWAKFKDAKHGGEDIHKRLMSSYKEVPDWWYGVLTLVVLGLGIFTCRYWDTQLPVWGFIVVCFGMGLVLIVPEGILEGTTNQRIFLNIITELIAGYAWPGKPIANMLVKCYGYNSVKHGMDFAQDLKLGQYMKIPPRTLFWAQIYSTLLATMTQTGVLRWMIGNIKDLCQPTNSDRFTCAGAKVVYNASLIWGTIGPQRMFQAGQVYNGLMYFFLIGPVVTVLVYLVYRRYPSSWVKYINVPVFFNAAGNIPPANTTQYSLWFIFGFIFNYLIRRRAFAWWKRYNYLTQAAMDTGTALATIIIFFALSYNGVKLNWWGNTVGSDTDDAKGTPWLTVPSGSYFGRGPGEF, from the exons ATGTCGGCATCCTACAACGGGATTGAGGCACCTATCCCACGGGATCAGGCAACCGATTTTCCAATCCAAACATTCTACGCAAGTACTGAGTCTCCAGAGCTCGATCAAAAGCAGGAGGACAATGTGGATCTAGAGAAGAATGAGTCTACAGATAATGTTGAAGTCAAGGTCGAGTCCATTAAAGACCCCGGAGTGGAGCTTACACCCAATGAGGCTTTTCGTTGGAATGTGGATGGTGATCAGTCGCCTT TCCCCGAAGTAGCAGCTTGCGTGCCCAACACAGACGATCCCAGTATCCCTTGCAACA CTGTGAGAGCATGGATCCTTCTTACAGTCTTTGTCGTCCTTTTCGCTGGTGTCAACCAGTTCTTCGGCTTGCGTTAT CCCTCTCTTACCATT GGTTATGTGGTCTGCCAGTTGTTAGTATTTCCTATAGGTCGAGCTTGGGAAAAACTTCCTAAATGGGTcgttccccttgggcctTTCTCATTCTACCTCAACCCTGGAAAGTTTACTATCAAAGAGCATGCCCTTATCGTTATT TGTGTCAACTTGACAGCGAGTACCGCCTATGCTATGGGTTCTCTTGTCGCTATCATCTCTCCCGTTTATTGGAACAGTGATTTTGGAGCTGGTTTCTCCTTTGTATATTTGCTCACCACGCAAGCTCTTGG TTTCGGCCTCGCTGGTCTCGCTCGAAGGTGGCTGGTATACCCCGCCGCCCTCATTTGGCCTTCATCCCTCGCATCCACCGTACTTTTCCGAGCTCTTCATGAGCCTCAGAGTCGAAGCCCGGCCAACGGGTGGACTATCACCAGATACCGCTTCTTCGTTTATCTGACTATCGGCGCTTTCATTTGGTTCTGGTTCCCTGATTACATCTGGACTTCTTTAAGTACTTTTGCGTTCATCACTTGGATTGTGCCCCACAACCAGAAGGTCAACACTATTTTTGGA ATGAACTCTGGTTTAGGTCTTCTGCCAATCAGTTTCGACTGGACTCAAATCAACTATGCTGGTTATCCCCTTACCACACCTTTCTATATTACTTGCAATGCTTTTGCTGTTGTCGTATTCTTCTATCTGTTCTTGTCACCCATC CTTTACTACAAGAACGTCTGGCACAGTGCTTA tctccctcttctctcctcatcaactTTTGACAACACCGGATCATCCTACAACATTTCTCGAGTCGTTGACGAGAAGCTCGATTTTGTCCTTGCCAAATACCAAGAGTACTCCCCCATGTACATCTCCATGTCTTACTCCCTCACTTACGGCCTCTCCTTTGCCGCTGTGACCAGTATCGTCTTCTACACCTACCTTTACAGCGGTAAAGAGATCTGGGCTAAGTTCAAGGATGCCAAGCACGGTGGAGAGGATATCCACAAGCGATTGATGAGTTCTTACAAGGAAGTTCCTGATTGGTGGTACGGCGTCCTCACCCTCGTTgtccttggccttggtaTTTTCACTTGTAGATACTGGGATACTCAGCTGCCTGTTTGGGGTTTCATTGTGGTTTGCTTTGGTATGGGGTTAGTCTTGATTGTGCCCGAAGGTATCCTCGAGGGCACTACCAATCAGCGAA TCTTCCTGAATATCATTACCGAGTTGATTGCGGGTTATGCTTGGCCTGGGAAACCTATTGCCAACATGCTCGTCAAGTGTTACGGCTATAACAGTGTC AAACACGGTATGGATTTCGCTCAAGATCTCAAGCTCGGTCAGTACATG AAAATCCCTCCCCGAACTCTTTTCTGGGCGCAGATCTACTCTACCCTTTTGGCTACAATGACTCAGACCGGAG TGCTTAGATGGATGATCGGCAACATCAAAGACCTCTGTCAACCTACAAATTCCGACCGATTCACTTGTGCGGGCGCGAAGGTGGTGTACAACGCGTCTCTTATCTGGGGTACCATTGGTCCTCAAAGGATGTTCCAGGCGGGCCAGGTTTACAATGGTTTGATgtacttcttcctcattggC CCTGTGGTTACTGTGCTCGTCTACCTTGTTTACCGACGATACCCTAGCAGCTGGGTCAAGTATATTAACGTGcccgtcttcttcaatgcTGCAG GCAATATCCCTCCCGCCAACACTA CCCAATATTCTCTTTGGTTCATCTTTGGTTTCATTTTCAACTACCTCATCCGAAGGCGGGCCTTTGCTTGGTGGAAGCGATACAATT aCCTAACCCAAGCTGCCATGGATACTGGTACGGCACTcgccaccatcatcatcttcttcgctcttAGCTACAATGGTGTCAAGTTGAATTGGTGGGGTAACACTGTTGGATCCGACACGGATGATGCCAAAGGGACACCATGGTTGACTGTTCCAAGTGGAAGTTACTTTGGTAGGGGTCCAGGAGAGTTCTAA
- a CDS encoding hypothetical protein (HMMPfam hit to Coq4, Coenzyme Q (ubiquinone) biosynthesis protein Coq4, score: 265.3, E(): 9.7e-77): MTLAIPLELSLFDPTSADFLVPLISFSAYFSVKSFTMRPCPRLLTRKLNYPGHIPLSPAQNALLAVGSGVVGVLDVTRGDLIASLSESTAGIFLPALHEKMKMTPEGRQIMKDRPEITNKTIEKLKELKRGTLGREYVEWLGGGGLEPESRAPVQYIDSPLLAYTMLRYRQTHDLYHTLFSLPPTLPHELSLKVLEFSNMSLPVALLSSVFGPLRLKRKETWTRDWVPWALRTGREGRSLVTVYWEKRWEQGIGELRRELGVERNDADGVEARWGGYRKIREVERELRRKGEWVDEPEDW, translated from the exons ATGACGTTGGCAATTCCCCTGGAATTATCACTCTTCGATCCGACCTCCGCCGATTTCCTCGTTCCACTTATTAGTTTCTCCGCCTATTTCTCTGTCAAATCATTCACCATGCGCCCCTGTCCCCGCCTCCTCACCCGCAAACTTAATTACCCAGGCCATATCCCCCTTTCTCCCGCCCAAAACGCCCTCCTCGCAGTTGGGTCAGGCGTTGTCGGCGTCCTCGACGTCACACGCGGTGATCTCATCGCTTCCCTCTCGGAGTCCACAGCCGGTATTTTCCTTCCGGCGCTgcatgagaagatgaaaatgacGCCTGAGGGGAGACAGATTATGAAGGATCGACCGGAGATTACGAATAAGACGATTGAGAAACTGAAAGAACTGAAGAGGGGCACGCTTGGGAGAGAATATGTAGAATGgttgggaggtggagggcTGGAACCAGAGAGCCGAGCTCCT GTGCAATACATCGATTCTCCACTCTTAGCATACACAATGCTTCGTTACCGCCAAACCCACGATCTCTATCACACCCTTTTCTCCTTACCCCCCACTCTTCCACACGAACTATCCCTCAAAGTCCTCGAATTCTCCAATATGTCCCTCCCCGTAGCACTCCTCTCTTCTGTTTTCGGTCCTCTGAGGttaaagagaaaagagaccTGGACGCGAGATTGGGTACCCTGGGCACTAAGGACGGGGCGGGAAGGGAGGAGCCTCGTGACGGTAtattgggagaagagatgggagCAGGGCATAGGAGAATTGAGAAGAGAACTGGGGGTGGAAAGAAATGATGCGGACGGGGTGGAAGCGAGGTGGGGCGGGTATAGAAAGATTAGAGAAGTAGAAAGGGagttgagaaggaaaggtgaATGGGTGGATGAACCGGAAGATTGGTAG
- a CDS encoding hypothetical protein (HMMPfam hit to Motile_Sperm, MSP (Major sperm protein) domain, score: 99.4, E(): 8.5e-27): protein MSIELSPSTQLGFPRPFTSVVKRSLLIHNPNYHPVAFKVKTTAPKQYSVRPNSGRVEAGESVEVHIMLQPLAQEPPPHAKCKDKFLVQSASITPDEEMHSLAELWSQLEKTNKGAISEQKLKVVYLPAEDGSTNNQGIPEEDEANEASRVEEPNDTYHVGLTRWTTRPDKEYDPTLFRNGGLTYWEIEQPPYKPPVTAIFSHAQTSPSHEKPFSPLEQPKSVDTTAPALAPTQPPLPSLSPAAVNSTNSALEQSLAATTSDSEKLAVALKEIESLRAQLEEAKGPQVSGLRKRGMAGGANEPANKPAQAVATAQQQGVPLEIVIGLMVGVFVLTYLFF from the exons ATGTCGATCGAACTTAGTCCCTCTACCCAACTGGGTTTCCCCC GTCCCTTCACCAGCGTCGTCAAGCGCTCGCTTCTCATCCATAACCCCAACTACCACCCTGTTGccttcaaagtcaagaCGACTGCGCCGAAGCAGTATTCTGTGAGGCCCAACTctggaagagttgaggcTGGAGAGAGCGTCGAAGTGCACA TCATGCTGCAGCCTTTAGCCCAGGAACCCCCTCCCCACGCCAAGTGCAAGGACAAATTCTTGGTTCAGTCTGCGTCCATCACTCCTGACGAAGAAATGCACTCTTTGGCGGAATTG TGGTCACAATTGGAAAAGACAAACAAGGGCGCTATTAGCGAGCAAAAGCTCAAAGTTGTGTACCTCCCCGCCGAAGACGGATCCACAAATAACCAGGGCATCcctgaagaagacgaggctAATGAGGCTAGCAGGGTTGAAGAGCCA AACGACACTTATCACGTCGGCTTGACAAGGTGGACCACAAGGCCGGACAAGGAGTACGATCCGACTCTTTTCCGTAACGGTGGTCTGACCTATTGGGAAATTGAACAGCCGCCTTACAAGCCTCCTGTCACA GCCATCTTCAGCCACGCCCAAACATCACCTTCCCACGAGAAACCCTTTTCTCCCCTCGAACAACCCAAGTCTGTCGACACCActgctcctgctcttgCCCCcactcaacctcctcttccatctctctctcccgctGCGGTTAACTCTACCAACTCAGCGCTCGAGCAATCTCTTGCGGCCACCACCTCTGATTCTGAAAAACTGGCCGTTGCGCTCAAGGAGATTGAATCTCTTCGTGCCCAACTGGAAGAGGCCAAGGGTCCTCAAGTCTCTGGCTTGAGGAAGCGGGGTATGGCCGGAGGTGCTAACGAGCCTGCAAACAAGCCTGCGCAAGCTGTGGCTACTGCTCAACAGCAAGGTGTCCCCCTCGAAATTGTCATCGGGCTCATGGTCGGTGTCTTTGTGTTGACTTACCTGTTCTTCTAA
- a CDS encoding hypothetical protein (HMMPfam hit to Cnd1, Non-SMC condensin subunit, XCAP-D2/Cnd1, score: 1010.4, E(): 4.9e-301) encodes MAEFTLQEHLLALSDPPLYQISAELDIPSLRTSSIDSSLSSAIEEIAGDPESIVNSSPSTFDVFRSILKHADQPNVDSGILTKLLDVIVSGLSYHSSTVMAIVNGQGFGAEADMDAPMVHKQPLEMWAFLLQWFVNAAERGAGKTNDEPRQAMTGRGKKKTTKTAGGAGISTSFVFSDHLPLVLGTMHKTLRIPTSRLWRTSSEREAFISCFVKPAYQLAETEAYLKISEIRLGIFKVICLAVKFHQHAFGAQTSIMQNLTYFEHLSEPMAELLAILEKEFDFSQLGEEVLRDVAGKSFAHNDAKGPRSFSRFLVRLTELSPRMVQKQMPLLLAHLDSDAHPMRMAIVEIIGILIKDISSSDEGDEEQKTKQIQRFFELLMERFLDLNSWVRCKVLTTLIKLCDLPAKFPKQRHQITELTIRTLEDKTSSARRYAIQLLCKLLETHPFGALHGGTLNLQEWQERYEKVAEELKKVDAQELEMAKREVGVEDDDEEGEDDEEQKEDEEGTKFNKEKEDGDKEEDDEAQNESTPKPKKKKPRQSQLDLSAIQSEQASIDPNLITKLRLTKKYYGDALRFINQLESAIPTLCQLLVSTTKTEVLESMRFFRVAYEYDIASAEQGIKTMLHLIWTKDNNATAGEEGEGKGIRGSVIECYRSLYFDVVPDLSPKQQVNRITKNMIERTYGATLAELTSLEELMRTMMGENMVHTDVVNKLWQVYSTEQEIPKAQRQGAIIILGMLALAKKEVVTEKVDKLLKIGLGPLGMQDLVLAKYTCIALQRLSGSAKKVKGSLQDKTMRLPMDNPIFTKLQDIIEFSPKSPQWFSMAEQAVNTIYLLGEQPDRLCTKIIKDLTAKVFEAPEKEMEVEKEKEREEEKNGELENGKLDNGKQEITENGDVSVRADNEPETVDDGETSQTQSQLAPTNEEVALLKAQASSFRIAQMVFIVGHVALKHIVYLELVEREFKRRKDEKAKEKAAAKAAEKDQNDLDAVAGNAEDDIGDLISTMKEKELLYGDKSLLAVYGDLIAHICASPKKYKYPSLREAATLSLSKLMCVSSQFCEQHLPLLFKILETSKDPVVRSNIVIALGDIAVCFGNLIDDNSERLYQGLADTDLVVKKNTLMVLTHLILNGMIKVKGQLGEMAKCLEDPDQRISDLAKLFFTELSTKDNALYNNLQDVISHLSIGAHAVDEGTFERTMRFIFTFIEKEKQAESIVEKLCQRFRQATEERQWRDISYCLSLLPFKSERSVKKLIEGLPFYQDKLHEETVFRRFTEILAKARANKASNKPETELQEFERILNEHQAKGLEDQALEADVLRKAKAAKRRAAKRPPAAPARTTRRKQVIEEDVEEDEEETPTVDEEEAEEEEAFAPRKKVTARKAPPRRGGRRKKVVESEDEDEEDEDEDDE; translated from the exons ATGGCAGAATTCACACTGCAAGAacacctcctcgccctctcaGATCCACCGCTGTACCAAATTTCCGCAGAACTCGACATCCCTTCTCTCCGAACATCCTCCATCGAttcctccctttcctccgCCATTGAAGAAATCGCAGGTGATCCGGAATCCATCGTGAACTCCTCCCCATCGACGTTCGACGTCTTCCGCTCCATCCTCAAGCATGCAGACCAACCAAACGTTGATTCTGGCATACTCACCAAATTGCTGGATGTGATTGTCTCAGGGCTGAGTTATCACTCGAGCACGGTGATGGCGATTGTCAATGGACAAGGGTTTGGTGCTGAAGCCGATATGGATGCGCCAATGGTACATAAGCAGCCGCTTGAAATGTGGGCGTTTCTGCTGCAGTGGTTTGTCAATGCCGCAGAGCGCGGGGCGGGAAAGACGAACGATGAACCGAGACAGGCAATGACTGGGAGAGGTAAAAAGAAGACTACCAAAACCGCAGGTGGAGCTGGGATATCAACATCATTCGTATTTTCAGATCACCTCCCCCTAGTGCTCGGTACGATGCACAAAACTCTCCGAATACCAACTTCACGATTATGGCGTACCTCTTCCGAAAGAGAAGCCTTCATCTCGTGCTTTGTCAAACCCGCATACCAACTCGCCGAGACAGAGGCATACCTCAAAATTTCCGAGATCCGCCTGGGAATATTCAAAGTCATCTGTCTCGCTGTCAAATTCCATCAACATGCTTTTGGGGCCCAAACATCAATTATGCAGAATTTGACGTATTTCGAACATCTCTCGGAACCGATGGCGGAGCTGCTGGCAATTTTGGAAAAAGAATTTGATTTTTCGCagttgggagaagaagttcTCAGGGATGTAGCGGGAAAGAGCTTTGCGCATAATGATGCGAAAGGTCCGAGGAGTTTTTCGAGGTTTCTCGTTAGGCTGACAGAGTTGAGTCCAAGGATGGTGCAGAAGCAGATGCCATTGCTGCTCGCACATCTCGATAGCGAC GCGCACCCTATGCGAATGGCTATTGTAGAGATCATCGGTATCCTCATCAAAGacatttcatcatctgatgAAGGTGACGAAGAGCAAAAGACGAAGCAGATCCAGAGGTTCTTTGAGTTGTTGATGGAGAGATTTTTGGATCTGAACTCTTGGGTGAGATGTAAAGTCCTGACAACATTGATCAAGCTCTGCGA CCTACCCGCCAAATTTCCTAAACAGCGTCATCAAATTACCGAACTTACCATTCGCACACTTGAAGATAAGACATCCTCTGCTCGTCGATATGCTATCCAACTGCTGTGTAAACTGCTGGAGACTCATCCATTCGGTGCACTTCATGGCGGGACGTTGAATTTGCAAGAGTGGCAAGAGAGGTACGAAAAGGTGGCAGAGGAGTTGAAAAAGGTGGATGCGCAAGAATTGGAAATGGCGAAACGGGAAGTGGgggttgaggatgatgatgaggaaggtgaagatgatgaagagcagaaagaggatgaagaagggactAAATTcaacaaagaaaaagaagacggggataaagaggaagacgacgaggCTCAAAACGAATCCACCCCAAaacccaagaagaagaaacctCGTCAATCCCAACTCGACCTATCCGCCATCCAATCTGAACAAGCCTCCATCGATCCCAACCTCATCACCAAATTGCGTCTTACCAAGAAATACTATGGCGATGCTCTCCGATTCATCAACCAACTGGAATCTGCCATCCCAACCTTGTGCCAATTACTCGTCTCCACCACGAAAACAGAAGTCCTTGAATCCATGCGGTTCTTTAGGGTTGCGTACGAGTATGATATCGCCTCGGCCGAACAGGGAATCAAGACGATGTTGCATTTGATTTGGACAAAGGATAATAACGCGACGgctggggaggaaggggaaggaaaagggattCGGGGCAGTGTGATTGAGTGCTATAGGAGTTTATATTTCGATGTGGTGCCGGATCTATCGCCAAAGCAGCAGGTGAATAGGATCACAAAGAATATGATTGA ACGGACGTATGGTGCTACGTTGGCAGAGTTGACAAGTCTGGAAGAGTTGATGCGCACGATGATGGGAGAGAATATGGTGCATACCGATGTTGTCAACAAGCTCTGGCAAGTTTACA GTACGGAACAAGAAATCCCCAAGGCGCAGAGGCAAGGGGCAATCATCATTCTCGGGATGTTGGCCCTGGCCAAGAAAGAGGTGGTAACCGAGAAGGTGGACAAACTATTGAAGATTGGTTTAGGACCACTTGGAATG CAAGATTTGGTGCTGGCGAAGTATACTTGTATCGCTCTTCAACGTCTTAGCGGGTCTGCGAAGAAAGTCAAAG GCTCCCTCCAAGACAAAACAATGCGTTTACCAATGGACAATCCTATCTTCACCAAACTCCAAGATATCATCGAGTTTTCTCCCAAATCCCCCCAATGGTTCTCCATGGCTGAACAGGCTGTTAACACCATTTACCTATTGGGTGAACAGCCGGATAGACTTTGTACGAAGATCATAAAAGACTTGACAGCCAAGGTGTTTGAAGCGCCtgaaaaggaaatggaggtcgagaaggaaaaggagagggaggaagaaaaaaatggagaactggagaatggaaaacTGGACAATGGAAAACAAGAGATCACTGAAAATGGTGATGTCTCCGTGAGAGCAGATAACGAGCCGGAAActgtggatgatggtgaaaCCTCTCAAACCCAATCCCAACTCGCCCCTACCAATGAAGAGGTTGCGCTTTTGAAAGCACAAGCCAGTAGCTTTAGGATTGCTCAAATGGTTTTCATTGTTGGTCATGTGGCTTTGAAACATATCGTTTatcttgagcttgtggAGAGGGAGTtcaagaggaggaaggatgagaaagCAAAAG AgaaagcggcagcaaagGCTGCTGAGAAGGACCAGAACGATCTCGACGCTGTAGCAGGTAATGCCGAGGATGACATCGGTGATCTCATATCCACcatgaaagagaaggaactGCTGTATGGCGACAAGAGCTTATTGGCCGTGTATGGAGATTTAATCGCGCATATCTGTGCCAGTCCAAAGAAATACAAA TATCCTTCACTCCGAGAAGCAGCAACGCTGAGTTTATCAAAGCTCATGTGCGTCTCGTCCCAGTTTTGTGAACAACACTTGCCGTTATTGTTCAAGATTCTCGAGACGAGCAAAGACCCTGTCGTAAGGAGTAATATCGTGATCGCTTTGGGCGATATCGCAGTCTGCTTTGGTAACTTGATTGACGAC AACTCCGAACGTCTCTATCAAGGCCTCGCAGATACCGATCTTGTCGTCAAGAAGAACACCCTCATGGTTCTCACCCATCTTATCTTGAACGGTATGATCAAGGTCAAAGGTCAACTGGGTGAAATGGCCAAATGTTTGGAGGATCCCGATCAACGGATCTCGGACCTCGCGAAACTGTTCTTCACAGAGCTGTCGACAAAGGACAATGCGCTGTATAACAACTTGCAGGATGTTATCAGTCATCTGAGTATTGGAGCACATGCCGTTGATGAGGGGACTTTCGAAAGGACAATGCGATTCATTTTCACCTTCATTGAAAAG GAAAAGCAGGCAGAATCAATTGTGGAGAAGCTATGCCAGCGATTCAGACAGGCGACAGAGGAGCGACAATGGAGAGACATCTCCTACTGTCTTTCACTTTTACCATTCAAGTCTGAGAGATCCGTCAAAAAGCTCATCGAGGG TCTGCCATTCTATCAGGATAAACTCCATGAAGAGACAGTGTTTAGACGGTTCACTGAGATCTTGGCCAAGGCTCGAGCGAACAAGGCTTCCAACAAGCCTGAAACTGAATTGCAAGAGTTCGAACGG ATCCTCAACGAGCATCAAGCAAAGGGTCTTGAAGATCAAGCCCTCGAAGCGGACGTATTACGCAAGGCTAAAGCTGCGAAACGCCGTGCCGCTAAACGGCCTCCTGCGGCGCCAGCGAGAACGACCCGGAGAAAGCAAGTcattgaggaggatgttgaggaagatgaggaagagacaCCAACTGtcgatgaggaggaggctgaagaagaagaggcattTGCACCACGGAAGAAGGTGACCGCAAGAAAGGCGCCAccaaggagaggaggaagaaggaagaaagttGTGGAaagtgaggatgaggatgaagaggatgaagatgaggatgatgagtaG
- a CDS encoding hypothetical protein (Match to ESTs gb|CF193569.1|CF193569, gb|CF185966.1|CF185966, gb|CF191169.1|CF191169), whose translation MSEQQFFETITKSFTDVTITERGVDTAEFLEAAEGLVKIFNLFGNPAFAVVQNDLTGNIAKIRAYLAKDPASAATLESLLASEKANIPKAKDRVATDALMWLLRGLKFTSLGLKINLENKDEELSASFTKAYEQSLKKYHGMMIRPVFYLAMKACPYRATFYPKLGQPQEEVMPKLEAWLKALYEIVEKEEGVFKAGSYGEI comes from the exons ATGAGTGAACAACAGTTCTTCGAGACCATCACAAAG TCTTTTACAGACGTTACCATCACCGAGCGGGGTGTCGATACTGCCGAGTTCCTCGAGGCTGCGGAGGGTTTAGTCAAGATCTTCA ACCTCTTTGGTAACCCCGCTTTCGCTGTTGTGCAAAACGACTTAACCGGTAACATTGCC AAAATCCGAGCGTACCTCGCCAAAGACCCCGCTTCTGCCGCCACCCTTGAGTCCCTCCTCGCTTCTGAAAAAGCCAATATccccaaggccaaggacCGAGTCGCGACCGATGCCTTGATGTGGTTGCTTCGTGGTCTCAAATTCACCTCTTTGGGCTTGAAAATCAACCTTGAGAACAAGGACGAAGAGCTTTCTGCCAGTTTTACCAAAGCTTATGAACAAAGTTTAAAGAAGTATCATGGTATGATGATTAGACCCGTGTTCTAC CTCGCTATGAAGGCCTGCCCTTACCGTGCCACCTTCTATCCCAAGCTCGGCCAGCCCCAGGAAGAAGTCATGCCCAAGCTCGAGGCTTGGCTCAAGGCTTTGTACGAGATtgtcgagaaggaggaaggtgtcTTCAAGGCTGGCTCTTACGGCGAAATCTAG
- a CDS encoding hypothetical protein (HMMPfam hit to Proteasome, Proteasome A-type and B-type, score: 96.3, E(): 7.5e-26) → MAISNHPALWKQPAPANSAFNDYNTFPLGQTQRHNTSSHHGPMSHTQQPLVTGTSVLGIKFDKGVMIAADNLGSYGSLARFRDIQRLHPLGKHTLLGVAGDMSDYQWLKRELDGLLREESALSLTDSHPSLSPSNIYTLLSNLFYARRSKVDPIWNAVLVGGWDDTKKESFLAYVDLLGTTYSAPTLATGFGAHLAQPLLREAYEAKAGIDGKGPLLTQEEAEKLIDDCMKVLFYRDARSINKYQVATITDEGVKISDSRSAPTEWKFAEGLRGYGAQTQ, encoded by the exons ATGGCCATCTCAAAC CACCCCGCCCTCTGGAAACAGCCCGCTCCAGCAAACTCTGCTTTCAACGACTACAACACCTTTCCCCTCGGACAAACGCAGCGCCACAACACTTCTTCCCACCATGGTCCCATGTCCCACACCCAACAACCTCTTGTCACCGGTACTTCTGTTCTCGGCATCAAGTTTGACAAGGGCGTGATGATTGCGGCTGATAACCTCGGTTCATACGGTTCTCTTGCGAGGTTTAGAGATATCCAgcgtcttcatcctctgggGAAACATACCCTTTTGGGTGTGGCGGGCGACATGTCTGATTATCAGTGGTTGAAAAGGGAGCTCGATGGACTCTT ACGAGAGGAATCTGCTCTCTCCCTGACCGATTCCCACCCATCgctttctccttccaatATTTacactcttctctccaatcTCTTCTACGCTCGTCGAAGCAAAGTTGACCCCATCTGGAACGCCGTCCTCGTCGGTGGTTGGGACGAcaccaaaaaagaaagttTCCTCGCATATGTCGATTTGCTTGGTACAACTTATTCTGCGCCCACACTCGCGACGGGCTTTGGAGCCCATCTCGCGCAACCGCTATTGAGGGAAGCATATGAAGCAAAGGCGGGGATTGATGGCAAGGGGCCATTGTTGAcgcaggaggaggcggagaaaTTGATTGATGATTGTATGAAGGTGTTGTTCTACAGGGATGCGAGAAGTATCAACAAG TACCAAGTCGCTACTATCACAGATGAAGGTGTCAAGATCAGTGACTCTAGATCAGCTCCTACAGAATGGAAGTTTGCAGAGGGTTTGAGAGGGTACGGGGCGCAGACCCAGTAG